ttttgtgaaataaatatcttaattgggtcatctatgaaaaaatattattttttatgctaagagtactattttttattgtgaatatcgatagagttaacctgtctcacaaataaaactttgtgaaattatctcacaagagacttatctttggcaaaaacttgtgtgagacggtctcacggatcgtattcgtgagacggatctcttatttgggtaatcaattaaaaagtattactttttatgctaagattattaccttttattgtgaatatatgtagggttgacccgtctcacagattaagatccgatctcacatgagatcctTTCTTTATATttgataataatatttaaacggTTCtttccatttggatgaatcagaGGATAAAAGTGTAATTTGACATTGAGGTCGGACACCATTCTCCATGAAGTCAGATGGTCAACGCCGATCTCCTGCAAGTGGTCACGCCGAAACGCAAGCCCCCTAATGCATGATTGACGACTCTTGCACACCACGTGGCCCTGGATGATTCGTCAGCTTTAGGCCTTCGGGATTCACAGCCTCCACGCACAACTAAAATTATAGCGAGAAAAAACACAACTAGCAGCGTCACTCTCATTCCTTCTCTCTCTTTGCGCACTGTGTTTTCTCTCTCGAAAACAAAACCCAAATTTCCCCTTTTTTCCAGCATCCTTTCGCCCAAAGACTCCATTTTTGGACTCAGTAATGCCGCATCTTTCTGCTAGTGTGATTTTCGTTACATTAGGTGTCTAGACAGTATTGAAAATGCTGCAAACTGCTGCTGTGATGGAGAGTAATGGGGGATTTTCGTCGCATTCTTCGCAGCTGCAGAGTGGGGATAGTAGTGAGGAGGAGCTTTCTGTGCTGCCGCGACACACGAAGGTTGTGGTGACTGGGAATAACCGTACCAAATCCGTGCTCGTGGGTCTTCACGGAGTGGTGAAGAAAGCTGTTGGGCTCGGTGGATGGCATTGGCTGGTAATTCATGGACGAAATTTTGagtctttttgtttttctagGAGTGGTTTTtggattttttgttttattttgggttttggTAATTCATGTCGACCTTTTGAATTCCCAATTCTGGTTCGGTGGAGTCATGTGGATGCTTATGTTAGTGATTCGGGGGGTTTCATGATTATTTATGGCAAAAAAATTTCCGTTCTCGTCGTTGAATTTCAAAAGGATGTGCTCTTTGGCTTTCATTTCTTAAAAGTTTGTAGTTTTAGTTTCAATTTTATACCAATTTCCATTTACCTTTTTGAATCATCAATCATCTGGTATTTTTCTGCATGGGGCACTTTGTTAACGGATCTATCTCTAATAATGTTATATCCTTTGATTTTGATCCTATTAATGTTATTTTGTTTATCTATTATTCCAATGATGTGTTTACAACAATTTCTTGGATATAATAATTTCAATGATTAATTGTGGATTTTTATTTAAACTACacgaataatataatatttggaTAAATTAATAGCAATAGCTAGCTACTGGCATCAGATATTGTTCAGAGTTTTCTATTGATTGAATCATTctctgattttttttctttatgttTTCAATGTCagtatatcataattttctctGCAAGATGgttgaaaattataatttatttatgcaCAATAATAGTTTCATAGTGGGAGACATTCTCTGGGATTGTGGTGTGTGACTCGTTTGGTTTGTATATTCCATACACATATGCTAAATGTCCGTTTTATTCCTTGTATTTCACTTACTTTTGAAACTAGAATCAGATCCCTTTTCTTATTATTCTAATTTTTGTTGTGAAATATTTTGTAGTTATTTTCATTGTAACTTTAGATCTCAATCTGCGTGTTTCGTATCTTTGAGAAAGCATTACTTCAAATGGTTCTTTTTGGTTACAGATGAAAGATCTCGATATTATCTTAATACTGCAGGTTCTTACCAATGGGATTGAGGTGAAGCTTCAAAGGAATGCCTTAAGTGTCATTGAAGCACCAACCGGAAACGAGGAAGATGATGACTTTGAATTTGAACATGTGCCGTGGAATGGCTCAGGTACCAGTTAGTGTTGTGTTTGCCTAAATTtttttacttgattttaatGTTCCACTGCTAAATTAGATGCTATTTTTTCAGCTATTTAAAGCAAACTCTTCATAGGGTTGAATACTTAATATTGAATCTTTAAGCATTCAATATTTTTTGGTGAATTACTGAATTAGGCGGCGTTCTTTTATATGATCATATGCATGAAATTATGATTCAATTGAAACTTGAATGAGACTTTTTTGCTTTGGGGTAAAGTTTTTTATATCTTATTTAATGCTTTGATTCATTTCAACAATcatacaatttttgaaaaagttgctTGGGTTTTAGCATTGGATTCTTTCCATTTATTTCTCTCCCCCATTCATTCTTTTGCCTACTTTTTGcttgcttttttttttatcaatctcTGATCTTCAGTCCTTTATTCTTTGGCCCGCCACATAATCTGATTGTGTCATGTACTCCATTTTCTTAGCATCTGATGATACTCAAAAATCGCATAGATCAAGGCATCGTATGCACCGATCATTTGGGTTGTCTCACAAATCCATAAGATGGTCACTCTCTTGCGACTCGCAGTCGAAAGATTCCCTTTCTACTACAAGGGGCTCCACTGTAAGAGACATCTACATTTTCTTCTTTAAAGAAGTAAAAGGGTTTCCACATTTTTACAATAATTTTATATCCATTAACCAATTATTGAAAAAAATTGTCAAACCATTTTGCACAGAAGGTTGACTTTGGTAAACTTGAGATGGCTGCATTGTGGAGATATTTTCGTCACTTTAACCTTGTGAGTAGTTTCATATGACATAGGAATTGATctgaattatatattaattcgGAAATATGGCATCTAATTTTTAAATTACGATGCTAATATAATGTTGGGGCCATTAGGTGGATTCTAATCCCAATCCTTCTAAAGAGCAACTAATCGATGTTGTCCAGAAGCATTTCATGTCGCAGGTAACATTACATTGGTCATGTTAAATGACTTGCAACTCATTTTTCGTTCACTGTATTCAAGCAAATTGTCACTTCCAGTGTCCACACCCATGCAATCGAAGCTCTGCCAGTAGCTATTTTATATCTGTGACCACTCCATAAAATGGTTACCCCATGTGGTAAAGGAGTTCATAAGCTGCTGTTTCCCCCCCTTTCCTCATGGCGTCTCTTTCATTTCTGCAGCAATTGGATGAGCTGCAAGTGATCTCAGGGTTTGTGCAGGCTGCTAAGAGACTTAAAATGGTTTGCAAATGACAATCGAGTGACTACTCCAACTCTTTTGCATGCCGTTGGTTTGCTGTTTGCTGACTCTTAACTAATCGAGATACCTTAATCTACCCCATCTCCTCCCTTAGCCgaatgtgtatatgcatgtatcTTCTAGGGTTATCCCTTTATTAGTGTAGGCCTAGTTTTTAGCTATGTAGATATATGTAAAAGCCGGTGGACTATCCGATGACACTCTCGACTACTAAGAAGCCATTCTTGGCTAAGGCTTTGGTTTAATGTATTGCTAACGAAGGGGGAGCTTTCTTGGAAATGTATAGACCTATTTCACGTATGCTTAGATCACCAATCTTTCTTGTCAAGCATCAAGGGATCATCTTTGAGAGCtatccttttttctttttcgttTGTTTGAGATGTCATGTGTGAGACTGTGGAGGGGTGTGATTTTGCTTATTTTTCATccatataaattaaaattcataTTCATCTTAAATGAAACATAATTAAATGTCCCAAACTATATATTTTTCAAGGATTAGACTTTAAATTAGTAGAACACCTTTTCCACAATGTCATCCACAATGTCATGGTCATGTGTGtatcttttactatttattaatataaatagagGATGTACAAAAATTATTGTAATTTACTTTACTTTAGCCCACTTTCTGGCCAGAATCAAATTCGTTGCACGCAAATTTAATCTAACCTGGCTTCTAGATTCGGCAACAACTATAATCTTGGTCCgtagattttaaaaaattgttaaaatgGTGAAACTAGCATTGCATAGTCCATCAGAGAATAATGTCGAT
The Primulina eburnea isolate SZY01 chromosome 5, ASM2296580v1, whole genome shotgun sequence genome window above contains:
- the LOC140832696 gene encoding uncharacterized protein isoform X2, which encodes MLQTAAVMESNGGFSSHSSQLQSGDSSEEELSVLPRHTKVVVTGNNRTKSVLVGLHGVVKKAVGLGGWHWLVLTNGIEVKLQRNALSVIEAPTGNEEDDDFEFEHVPWNGSASDDTQKSHRSRHRMHRSFGLSHKSIRWSLSCDSQSKDSLSTTRGSTVDFGKLEMAALWRYFRHFNLVDSNPNPSKEQLIDVVQKHFMSQQLDELQVISGFVQAAKRLKMVCK
- the LOC140832696 gene encoding uncharacterized protein isoform X1, which translates into the protein MLQTAAVMESNGGFSSHSSQLQSGDSSEEELSVLPRHTKVVVTGNNRTKSVLVGLHGVVKKAVGLGGWHWLVLTNGIEVKLQRNALSVIEAPTGNEEDDDFEFEHVPWNGSASDDTQKSHRSRHRMHRSFGLSHKSIRWSLSCDSQSKDSLSTTRGSTKVDFGKLEMAALWRYFRHFNLVDSNPNPSKEQLIDVVQKHFMSQQLDELQVISGFVQAAKRLKMVCK